The Halomonas sp. KG2 genome contains a region encoding:
- a CDS encoding sulfite exporter TauE/SafE family protein: MNNSLPWIDMPLGVWLACSAVLMLGAFVQRATGFGLAVVGAPLLLMLEPRLVPVVLVLFGFTVSLLMVRHYWQEIRLDAIGIALIGRLPGNALGIWLLLTAPLVVLEKLIAAIVLFAVIVTLFRFHPPVNRVTLFLAGVLSGVFGTVAAIGGPPIVLLMHGFPPDRLRGNLAAFFILTSLLTLITLSLAGQVSAWHFKLALTFLPAVLIGNALADVVAHRLDRRLLQGVSLGLCTLAALGLLM, from the coding sequence ATGAATAACTCGTTGCCATGGATAGACATGCCACTTGGCGTGTGGCTAGCCTGTTCTGCCGTATTAATGCTGGGTGCTTTCGTACAGCGTGCGACAGGTTTCGGTTTGGCAGTAGTCGGGGCGCCACTACTGTTGATGCTAGAACCACGTTTGGTGCCGGTAGTACTCGTGTTGTTTGGGTTTACTGTTTCATTGCTGATGGTACGCCACTACTGGCAAGAAATACGCCTGGACGCGATCGGCATTGCCTTGATTGGCCGCTTGCCAGGGAATGCGCTGGGCATTTGGTTATTGTTAACTGCTCCGTTGGTGGTGCTCGAAAAACTGATCGCCGCTATCGTGTTGTTTGCTGTGATAGTAACGCTGTTTCGTTTTCATCCTCCCGTCAACCGTGTGACGCTGTTCCTGGCAGGTGTGCTGTCAGGCGTTTTTGGCACGGTGGCCGCCATCGGTGGTCCTCCAATCGTCCTGCTAATGCACGGCTTTCCACCTGATCGCCTGCGCGGTAATTTGGCTGCCTTCTTTATTCTGACATCTCTTCTAACGCTTATAACGCTATCGCTCGCGGGCCAGGTGTCCGCTTGGCATTTTAAATTGGCGTTGACGTTTCTACCTGCCGTGCTAATCGGGAATGCGCTGGCAGATGTGGTCGCCCACCGGTTGGATAGGCGGTTGCTGCAGGGAGTCTCGCTTGGGCTATGTACGTTAGCCGCATTGGGCTTATTAATGTAG
- the pstA gene encoding phosphate ABC transporter permease PstA yields the protein MSHTFDEISQQLKKRHRKSARLKWITMGSLGLAGLFLVLFFADMLTKGLPAFQQAYIQVEINYTEEAETDGRQAFDEELLPIISRTVVRVIPMELRNNPDMIGTSETQWVLATSGVDQYLKGHRHRLSEEEQAAIDALVEAGQVDLRFNSTFFGSGDSKIAENAGILSAVVGTVMTMIVTLAISFPIGVMTAIYLEEFAPDNRFTQLIEININNLAAIPSILFGLLGLAIFINFFGVPRSSPLAGGMTLALMTLPVIIISTRTALRSVPESIRHAGFGVGCSRWQVVRDHVLPLAMPGIMTGSIIGLAQAMGETAPLIIVGMVAFIPDVGASFTEAATVMPAQIFTWSGEPEQAFVEKTAGGILVLLTILISLNAFAVVLRKKFERRW from the coding sequence ATGAGCCATACTTTTGACGAAATCAGCCAGCAGCTTAAAAAGCGCCACCGGAAGTCTGCCCGCCTCAAATGGATAACCATGGGGTCGTTAGGGCTGGCAGGCTTGTTCCTGGTGCTGTTTTTTGCAGACATGCTGACTAAAGGTCTGCCTGCTTTTCAGCAAGCGTATATACAAGTCGAAATCAACTATACCGAAGAAGCCGAGACCGATGGGCGGCAGGCGTTTGATGAAGAGCTGCTGCCCATTATCAGCCGCACGGTAGTGCGCGTGATCCCGATGGAACTTCGCAATAATCCTGACATGATTGGTACCAGCGAAACCCAGTGGGTGCTAGCGACCAGTGGGGTGGATCAGTATCTGAAAGGTCACCGACATCGTTTAAGTGAAGAAGAACAGGCGGCTATTGATGCCCTGGTTGAAGCGGGTCAGGTCGATCTTCGCTTCAATAGCACCTTCTTTGGTTCGGGTGATTCAAAAATTGCCGAGAATGCAGGTATCCTCTCGGCCGTTGTCGGTACCGTGATGACAATGATCGTCACCCTGGCTATCTCGTTCCCTATCGGCGTCATGACGGCGATTTATCTGGAGGAGTTTGCTCCAGACAACCGCTTTACTCAGCTCATTGAAATTAATATCAACAACCTTGCTGCGATTCCCTCGATTCTATTTGGTCTGCTGGGTCTTGCGATCTTTATTAACTTCTTTGGGGTGCCGCGTTCGTCGCCGTTAGCGGGTGGTATGACGCTGGCGCTGATGACGCTCCCCGTTATTATTATCTCAACACGTACTGCGCTGCGTAGCGTGCCGGAATCCATCCGCCATGCTGGCTTTGGGGTGGGGTGTTCGCGCTGGCAAGTGGTGCGGGATCACGTTTTACCGTTAGCTATGCCAGGTATTATGACCGGCTCTATTATTGGCTTGGCGCAAGCGATGGGTGAAACAGCACCGTTGATTATCGTGGGTATGGTGGCTTTTATCCCCGATGTGGGGGCTTCATTTACCGAAGCAGCCACCGTCATGCCTGCTCAAATATTTACCTGGTCAGGTGAGCCAGAGCAGGCGTTTGTAGAAAAAACCGCCGGCGGTATTTTGGTGCTACTCACCATACTCATCTCACTCAACGCCTTTGCCGTTGTGTTACGTAAGAAATTTGAGCGTCGCTGGTAG
- a CDS encoding multidrug effflux MFS transporter — protein MELNPRRVALLVAANTALAPFAIDAYLPAIGVLAENINASIHHTELSISMFLFGFAIGQLCFGPLSDRVGRKPVLLSGLVVFMLASLMITTVDSLPSLLVWRFIQALGGGACVVNSAAIVRDCFSGREAAKVMSTMAMIMMLAPLVAPAVGSLLLHIAGWWLIFVFLAAYAGFLLWLLGTRLPETRDTNLPAASPRQVVRNYVSVLRHKEGMGYICAVAASFAGLFAFVTASPFLYLDYFSLSPSVYPMVFGVNVLVIALSNRVNIHLLRKRSPQQNLRLGLTIQLIAALGLVIATALNFASLYVVVPLVMLFTGMIGLITPNAISALLDHFGHISATATALLGGIQFSCGAIAGVLVGLFQVEHLWPMVLTMLGAALLGNIGVRKLTRKPAYDDSY, from the coding sequence ATGGAACTTAATCCTCGTCGGGTGGCGCTGTTGGTGGCGGCCAACACAGCGCTTGCGCCGTTTGCGATTGATGCTTACTTACCAGCCATTGGGGTACTGGCAGAAAACATCAATGCGAGTATTCATCATACTGAACTCTCAATCAGTATGTTTTTATTTGGCTTCGCAATCGGTCAGCTGTGCTTTGGGCCGCTGTCAGACAGGGTGGGGCGTAAACCTGTTTTGCTCAGTGGCTTAGTGGTGTTTATGCTCGCAAGCCTAATGATCACCACCGTTGATAGCTTGCCGTCTTTGCTGGTATGGCGATTCATTCAAGCATTGGGTGGCGGCGCTTGCGTGGTTAACTCTGCGGCGATTGTGCGTGACTGTTTTAGCGGACGTGAAGCCGCTAAAGTCATGTCGACGATGGCCATGATCATGATGCTTGCGCCGTTGGTGGCACCTGCCGTGGGTAGCCTCTTGTTGCACATTGCGGGATGGTGGCTGATATTTGTGTTTTTGGCCGCTTATGCAGGGTTCTTGCTTTGGCTGCTAGGTACTCGTTTACCCGAAACACGAGATACTAACTTGCCTGCTGCTTCGCCACGTCAAGTCGTACGTAACTATGTCAGTGTGCTGCGACACAAAGAGGGGATGGGCTACATTTGCGCTGTCGCAGCTTCATTCGCTGGGCTGTTTGCTTTTGTAACCGCCTCTCCATTTTTATACTTAGACTACTTCTCACTATCGCCTAGCGTTTACCCAATGGTATTTGGCGTCAATGTTCTGGTGATTGCGCTGTCTAATCGCGTCAATATTCATTTGCTGCGTAAGCGTTCACCACAACAGAATTTACGACTAGGGTTAACGATTCAGTTAATTGCAGCACTGGGGCTGGTTATCGCGACAGCGCTTAATTTTGCGTCGCTGTATGTGGTGGTGCCTCTAGTCATGCTGTTTACCGGCATGATTGGTTTGATCACGCCTAATGCCATTTCTGCGTTATTGGACCATTTTGGACATATCAGTGCCACGGCGACTGCACTACTAGGTGGCATCCAGTTTAGTTGTGGCGCAATTGCTGGGGTGCTGGTGGGCTTGTTCCAGGTAGAGCACCTATGGCCGATGGTGCTTACTATGCTGGGGGCCGCGTTGCTGGGTAATATCGGCGTCCGAAAGCTGACAAGAAAGCCCGCCTACGATGATTCGTACTGA
- the pstB gene encoding phosphate ABC transporter ATP-binding protein PstB, with product MNSQASVMNGQQVPAAGQPYTRNDAACHDLSFKVRDLNLWYGKNQALNNLNIDLFQKNVTALIGPSGCGKSTFLRCLNRMNDLIPSVRVEGLVEMDGLDVNAPKMDEVALRRRVGMVFQKPNPFPKSIFENIAYAPRMHDLVSRKAEQEELVEKALRDAGLWNEVKDKLHEPGTSLSGGQQQRLCIARAIAVQPDVILMDEPTSALDPISTATIEDLMDKLKEQFTIITVTHNMQQAARVADYTAFFHLGEIIEYNDTKVMFSTPAQKKTEDYISGRYG from the coding sequence ATGAATAGCCAAGCATCTGTAATGAATGGCCAGCAAGTCCCTGCGGCTGGGCAACCCTACACACGAAACGACGCTGCGTGCCACGACCTGAGCTTCAAGGTTCGCGATTTGAATCTGTGGTATGGCAAAAACCAAGCGTTGAATAATCTGAATATTGATCTATTTCAGAAAAATGTGACGGCACTGATTGGCCCTTCGGGGTGTGGTAAGTCGACGTTTTTACGCTGCTTGAACCGCATGAACGACTTGATTCCTAGCGTACGAGTCGAAGGTTTGGTTGAGATGGATGGGTTAGATGTTAATGCGCCTAAAATGGATGAAGTGGCGCTGCGTCGCCGGGTGGGCATGGTATTCCAAAAGCCCAATCCGTTTCCTAAGTCGATCTTTGAAAATATCGCTTACGCACCACGCATGCACGATTTGGTCAGTCGTAAAGCCGAGCAGGAAGAGTTGGTTGAAAAAGCGCTGCGCGACGCCGGGCTGTGGAACGAGGTGAAAGACAAGCTGCATGAGCCAGGTACCTCTCTCTCTGGTGGTCAACAACAGCGTTTGTGTATTGCCCGAGCGATTGCAGTTCAGCCAGATGTGATTTTAATGGATGAACCGACGTCGGCGCTTGACCCGATCTCGACTGCAACCATCGAAGATTTGATGGATAAGCTGAAAGAGCAGTTCACCATTATTACCGTGACGCATAATATGCAGCAGGCCGCACGGGTAGCCGACTACACAGCATTTTTCCATCTGGGAGAGATCATCGAGTACAACGATACCAAAGTGATGTTCTCAACCCCGGCACAGAAAAAAACCGAAGACTATATCTCCGGTCGTTACGGTTAA
- the pstC gene encoding phosphate ABC transporter permease subunit PstC, producing MQTNQLLLIFCAALLLLGLLAFFAGRSKATRFRSAGTAMFAQPDQYAWFTVLSTAGPAVLVSALGAFALLLMGANIPTLYLFAASLVVAAIGLMVSLNQVKPDFHARQAIESVIGKVLAGAALISIFTTFGILFSIISEALRFFQMHSFWEFITGTTWNPGASFLAAAGRGDGGGAEFGSVPLFAGTFMITAIAMLVAVPVGLLSAIYMSEFAPSRVRTVAKPVLEVLAGIPTVVYGFFAAITVAPIIVNIAGFLGLDASYNNALAPGIVMGIMIIPFISSLSDDVINSVPDSMRQGSLALGMTKGETIRDVVVPAAMPGIISAALLGMSRAMGETMIVVMAAGMRPNLTANPLEDMTTVTVRIVAALTGDQEFASAETLSAFALGLVLFVVTLVLNLVSVLMIRRFREKYRVNNL from the coding sequence ATGCAGACCAACCAGCTTCTACTGATTTTTTGTGCTGCACTATTGCTGCTGGGGCTGCTGGCTTTTTTTGCTGGCCGTTCAAAAGCCACTCGGTTCCGTAGCGCGGGCACGGCTATGTTTGCTCAGCCAGATCAATACGCCTGGTTTACCGTGCTCTCTACCGCCGGGCCTGCGGTACTGGTTAGTGCGCTAGGAGCATTTGCACTGCTATTAATGGGGGCAAATATCCCCACGCTCTATTTATTTGCGGCGAGTTTGGTAGTGGCAGCCATAGGGCTAATGGTGAGCCTTAACCAAGTGAAGCCCGATTTTCATGCCCGTCAAGCCATAGAGTCGGTAATCGGTAAAGTTTTGGCTGGGGCAGCATTAATTTCGATTTTCACTACCTTTGGTATTTTGTTCTCGATCATTTCCGAGGCGCTGCGCTTTTTTCAAATGCACAGCTTCTGGGAATTTATTACCGGCACCACCTGGAACCCGGGTGCAAGCTTTTTAGCTGCAGCGGGTCGCGGTGATGGTGGCGGCGCTGAGTTTGGCTCGGTACCGCTGTTCGCTGGCACCTTTATGATTACTGCCATCGCCATGCTGGTGGCGGTGCCTGTCGGTTTGCTCTCAGCAATTTACATGTCCGAATTTGCGCCAAGTAGAGTGCGCACCGTTGCCAAGCCGGTGTTAGAGGTTTTGGCGGGTATTCCTACCGTGGTTTACGGCTTTTTTGCCGCCATCACCGTAGCGCCGATTATCGTTAATATCGCTGGTTTTTTGGGGCTCGACGCTTCTTATAACAATGCGCTGGCGCCTGGCATTGTGATGGGCATTATGATCATACCGTTTATCTCATCGCTGTCTGACGACGTGATCAACTCGGTGCCTGATAGCATGCGCCAAGGGTCGCTGGCACTGGGTATGACTAAAGGGGAAACCATTCGTGATGTGGTGGTGCCCGCTGCAATGCCAGGGATTATCTCTGCTGCGCTCTTAGGTATGTCGCGTGCGATGGGTGAAACCATGATTGTGGTGATGGCCGCGGGTATGCGTCCCAACTTAACCGCCAATCCTCTGGAAGATATGACCACGGTCACCGTGCGCATTGTGGCGGCATTAACTGGCGACCAAGAGTTTGCAAGTGCTGAAACGCTATCGGCTTTCGCGTTAGGGCTTGTGCTGTTCGTTGTTACGCTTGTGCTTAATTTGGTGTCGGTTCTGATGATCCGTCGTTTCCGCGAAAAATATCGCGTGAATAACCTATAA
- a CDS encoding substrate-binding domain-containing protein, which yields MNRILKTTVIAAAVMSVAGVAQARDQIRIVGSSTVYPFASYVTEEFGATTGNPTPVIESTGSGGGLRLFCNGIGEGTPDITNASRRMKASEFERCEENGVTDITEAKIGSDGIVLGQSSENDDVALTREQIFMAVAAMVPVDGELVENPYTNWSEIDSSLPDREISIYGPPTTSGTRDAFEELVMEAASEGMDVYGDEAYTDIRSDGVYIDAGENDNLIVQRLSEDTGAFGIFGYSFLEENADTISAASIDGVEPEADAISSGEYPVARSLWFYVKNQHAEEVSPMYDYVDMFMSEMMIGNDGYLRDIGLIVLPEAEREEWRQSVADRTTMTADVLK from the coding sequence ATGAACCGTATTCTAAAAACCACCGTTATCGCGGCTGCAGTAATGAGCGTTGCCGGTGTTGCTCAGGCACGTGACCAGATCCGCATCGTAGGTTCCAGTACCGTTTATCCATTTGCCAGCTACGTTACTGAAGAGTTCGGTGCCACTACCGGCAATCCGACGCCTGTTATTGAATCAACTGGTTCGGGCGGCGGTTTGCGCCTGTTCTGTAATGGTATTGGCGAAGGTACGCCGGATATCACCAACGCTTCTCGCCGCATGAAGGCTTCCGAGTTTGAGCGTTGTGAAGAGAACGGCGTTACCGACATCACCGAAGCTAAAATCGGTTCTGACGGCATCGTATTGGGCCAATCAAGCGAAAATGATGACGTTGCTTTAACCCGTGAACAGATTTTCATGGCGGTAGCTGCCATGGTGCCTGTTGATGGCGAATTGGTTGAAAACCCCTACACCAACTGGAGCGAGATCGACTCTTCGCTGCCAGACCGCGAAATCTCCATTTATGGACCGCCCACGACTTCTGGTACCCGCGATGCATTTGAAGAGCTGGTAATGGAAGCTGCGTCTGAGGGTATGGATGTTTACGGCGATGAAGCCTACACCGATATTCGCTCTGACGGTGTTTACATCGATGCCGGTGAAAACGACAACCTGATCGTTCAGCGCCTTTCAGAAGACACCGGTGCCTTTGGTATCTTCGGCTACTCTTTCCTCGAAGAGAATGCTGACACTATCAGCGCTGCCAGCATTGATGGCGTTGAGCCTGAGGCTGACGCGATCAGTTCAGGTGAGTACCCGGTAGCACGCTCACTGTGGTTCTACGTGAAGAATCAGCATGCTGAAGAAGTATCGCCGATGTACGACTACGTCGATATGTTTATGAGCGAAATGATGATTGGCAACGATGGCTATCTGCGTGATATCGGCTTGATCGTTTTGCCAGAAGCTGAGCGTGAAGAGTGGCGCCAAAGTGTCGCTGACCGCACGACAATGACAGCAGACGTTCTTAAGTAA